One segment of Streptosporangium brasiliense DNA contains the following:
- the purL gene encoding phosphoribosylformylglycinamidine synthase subunit PurL, with amino-acid sequence MSERADKRGGQAPDPNLDTVERAEGTPDERQPYAELGMKLDEYERVRDILGRRPTSSELAIYSVMWSEHCSYKSSKVHLRQFGTKAPESEALLVGMGENAGVVDIGDGWAATFKIESHNHPSYVEPHQGAATGVGGIVRDIMSMGARPIAVMDALRFGAADAHDTRRVLPGVVEGISHYGNCLGLPNIGGEVVFDPCYIGNPLVNALCVGLLRKDQIKLATAPGPGNKVVLFGALTGPDGIGGASVLASATFEDESHAKRPSVQVGDPFMEKLLIECCLELYQADVVVGIQDLGAAGVSCATTELAAKGTGGMDVKLELVPLRDPSLRPEEILMSESQERMMAVVTPDDIDAFMAICTKWDIPATVIGEVTDSGRLVMTWYGETIVDIPPGTAADDGPVYERPFHEPAGQTALNADTPARLARPDDLRATLLKLLGSPNLASKEWVTSQYDRYVRGNTVLAQPADAGVLRISEVMPGAEETTRGIALSTDGNGRYARLDPYAGAQLALAEAYRNVAVTGARPLAVTNCLNFGSPEDPEVMWQFAEATRGLADACKILGVPVTGGNVSFYNQTGSTPIHPTPVVGVLGVIDDVAGRVRSGFTGPDEKVILLGETAEEFGGSEWAHVVHGHLGGLPPQADLEAEGAMALVLAEAASRGLLTGSHDLSDGGLAIALAEACLAQGVGCTVSLPGEDAFVDLFSESSARALVTVAPESFADFAELCAAHEVPCQALGTTGGASLTVEGVLDIPVAELRETHTATLPGIFG; translated from the coding sequence GTGAGCGAGCGAGCCGACAAGCGCGGCGGCCAGGCGCCCGACCCGAACCTGGACACCGTCGAGCGGGCCGAGGGCACCCCCGACGAGCGCCAGCCGTACGCCGAGCTGGGCATGAAGCTCGACGAGTACGAGCGGGTCCGCGACATCCTCGGCCGCCGGCCCACGAGCTCCGAGCTGGCCATCTACAGCGTCATGTGGAGCGAGCACTGCTCCTACAAGTCCTCCAAGGTGCACCTGCGGCAGTTCGGCACCAAGGCCCCCGAGTCCGAGGCGCTGCTCGTCGGCATGGGCGAGAACGCCGGTGTCGTCGACATCGGCGACGGCTGGGCGGCCACCTTCAAGATCGAGTCGCACAACCACCCGTCCTACGTCGAACCGCACCAGGGCGCGGCGACGGGCGTCGGCGGCATCGTCCGCGACATCATGTCGATGGGCGCGCGACCGATCGCGGTGATGGACGCGCTGCGGTTCGGCGCGGCCGACGCCCACGACACCCGGCGGGTGCTGCCCGGCGTGGTCGAGGGCATCAGCCACTACGGCAACTGCCTGGGCCTGCCCAACATCGGCGGCGAGGTCGTCTTCGACCCCTGCTACATCGGCAACCCGCTGGTCAACGCGCTCTGCGTGGGCCTGCTCCGCAAGGACCAGATCAAGCTGGCGACCGCCCCCGGGCCGGGCAACAAGGTCGTGCTGTTCGGCGCGCTGACCGGCCCCGACGGCATCGGCGGCGCGTCCGTCCTGGCCTCGGCCACGTTCGAGGACGAGTCGCACGCCAAGCGCCCCAGCGTCCAGGTGGGCGACCCGTTCATGGAGAAGCTGCTGATCGAGTGCTGCCTGGAGCTGTACCAGGCGGACGTGGTCGTCGGCATCCAGGACCTCGGCGCGGCCGGCGTCTCCTGCGCGACCACCGAGCTCGCGGCCAAGGGCACCGGCGGCATGGACGTCAAGCTGGAGCTGGTCCCGCTGCGCGACCCGTCGCTGCGGCCCGAAGAGATCCTGATGAGCGAGTCGCAGGAACGCATGATGGCCGTCGTCACCCCCGACGACATCGATGCCTTCATGGCGATCTGCACCAAGTGGGACATCCCGGCCACCGTGATCGGTGAGGTCACCGACTCCGGCCGTCTGGTGATGACCTGGTACGGCGAGACCATCGTGGACATCCCGCCGGGCACCGCGGCCGACGACGGCCCGGTCTACGAGCGGCCGTTCCACGAGCCGGCCGGCCAGACGGCGCTCAACGCCGACACCCCGGCACGGCTGGCCCGCCCCGACGACCTGCGGGCGACGCTGCTGAAGCTCCTCGGCTCGCCGAACCTGGCGTCCAAGGAGTGGGTGACCTCCCAGTACGACCGCTACGTCCGCGGCAACACCGTGCTGGCCCAGCCCGCCGACGCCGGCGTGCTGCGGATCAGCGAGGTCATGCCGGGCGCCGAGGAGACGACCCGGGGCATCGCGCTGTCGACGGACGGCAACGGCCGCTACGCCCGGCTCGACCCGTACGCGGGCGCGCAGCTCGCGCTGGCCGAGGCCTACCGGAACGTGGCGGTGACCGGCGCCAGGCCGCTCGCGGTGACCAACTGCCTCAACTTCGGCTCCCCCGAGGACCCCGAGGTCATGTGGCAGTTCGCCGAGGCCACCCGTGGCCTGGCCGACGCCTGCAAGATCCTCGGCGTGCCGGTGACCGGCGGAAACGTCTCCTTCTACAACCAGACGGGGTCCACCCCGATCCACCCGACCCCGGTCGTGGGCGTGCTGGGCGTGATCGACGACGTGGCCGGGCGGGTGCGCAGCGGCTTCACCGGCCCGGACGAGAAGGTCATCCTGCTCGGCGAGACGGCCGAGGAGTTCGGCGGCTCCGAGTGGGCCCACGTGGTCCACGGCCACCTCGGCGGCCTGCCGCCCCAGGCGGACCTGGAGGCCGAGGGCGCCATGGCGCTCGTCCTGGCCGAGGCCGCCTCCCGCGGCCTGCTGACCGGCTCCCACGACCTGTCCGACGGCGGCCTGGCGATCGCCCTGGCCGAGGCCTGCCTCGCCCAGGGGGTCGGCTGCACGGTCTCCCTGCCGGGCGAGGACGCGTTCGTCGACCTGTTCAGCGAGTCGTCGGCCCGCGCGCTGGTTACCGTGGCACCGGAGTCCTTCGCGGACTTCGCCGAGCTCTGTGCCGCCCACGAGGTCCCCTGCCAGGCCCTGGGCACCACCGGCGGCGCCTCACTGACCGTCGAGGGCGTCCTGGACATCCCGGTCGCCGAGCTCCGGGAGACCCACACGGCCACCCTGCCGGGCATCTTCGGCTGA
- the purQ gene encoding phosphoribosylformylglycinamidine synthase subunit PurQ, whose amino-acid sequence MSAARVGVVTFPGTLDDQDAARAVRHAGGEAVPLWHADPDLKKVDAVFLPGGFSYGDYLRCGAISRFAPLMEELIPAARAGLPVLGTCNGFQILCEAHLLPGALMRNAGLHYVCRDQGIRVENTATPWTSDFTEGQEIVLPVKHGEGRYVADEATLGALESNGQIVFRYVGGNPNGSLNDIAGIRNEAGNIVGLMPHPEHAVEDLTGAPSTDGRGFFSSILKKLVNL is encoded by the coding sequence ATGAGTGCTGCCCGCGTGGGCGTCGTCACTTTTCCCGGAACTCTTGACGATCAGGACGCGGCCCGCGCCGTGCGTCACGCGGGCGGCGAAGCCGTCCCGCTGTGGCACGCCGATCCCGATCTCAAGAAGGTGGACGCGGTCTTCCTGCCAGGGGGGTTCTCCTACGGAGACTACCTGCGCTGCGGGGCGATCTCCAGGTTCGCGCCGCTGATGGAGGAGCTGATCCCCGCCGCCAGGGCCGGGCTCCCCGTCCTGGGCACCTGCAACGGCTTCCAGATCCTCTGTGAGGCCCACCTGCTGCCCGGCGCGCTGATGCGCAACGCCGGACTGCACTACGTCTGCCGCGACCAGGGCATCCGGGTGGAGAACACCGCCACCCCGTGGACGTCCGACTTCACCGAGGGCCAGGAGATCGTGCTGCCGGTCAAGCACGGCGAGGGCCGCTACGTCGCCGACGAGGCGACCCTGGGCGCGTTGGAGAGCAACGGCCAGATCGTCTTCCGCTACGTCGGAGGCAACCCCAACGGCTCCCTGAACGACATCGCGGGCATCCGCAACGAGGCCGGGAACATTGTCGGCCTCATGCCGCATCCCGAGCACGCGGTCGAGGACCTCACCGGCGCTCCGAGCACGGACGGCCGGGGGTTCTTCTCCTCCATCCTGAAGAAGCTGGTGAACCTGTGA
- a CDS encoding ATP-binding protein, with the protein MVRRALGDSLRSLGVTEDCVSDILLAVTEACANAVRHGGPANRYEVEAAIGYGRCDVRIIDRGHGLTRMPEHYPPADTENGRGILIMQAVVDEISFDIAPGRGTTVHLRKHLDWDEDAAFLRRQMLTAV; encoded by the coding sequence ATGGTCCGCAGAGCGCTGGGCGACTCGCTGCGCTCGCTCGGCGTCACCGAGGACTGCGTGTCCGACATCCTCCTCGCGGTCACCGAGGCGTGCGCCAACGCGGTGCGCCACGGCGGGCCCGCCAACCGCTACGAGGTCGAGGCCGCCATCGGCTACGGCCGCTGCGACGTCCGCATCATCGACAGGGGCCACGGCCTCACGCGGATGCCCGAGCACTACCCCCCGGCCGACACCGAGAACGGCCGGGGCATCCTCATCATGCAGGCCGTGGTGGACGAGATCTCCTTCGACATCGCGCCCGGCCGGGGCACCACCGTGCATCTGCGCAAGCACCTCGACTGGGACGAGGACGCCGCCTTCCTCCGCCGCCAGATGCTCACCGCCGTGTGA
- the purS gene encoding phosphoribosylformylglycinamidine synthase subunit PurS: MARVIVDVMLKPEILDAQGQAIARALPRLGFSGVSAVRQGKRFEVELEGPADEAALAEVRKMAETLLANTVIEDYAVSVEP; this comes from the coding sequence GTGGCGCGCGTCATCGTCGACGTCATGCTCAAGCCCGAGATTCTCGACGCGCAGGGCCAGGCGATCGCCCGGGCACTGCCGCGGCTCGGCTTCTCCGGTGTCTCGGCGGTACGGCAGGGCAAGCGGTTCGAGGTGGAGCTCGAAGGCCCCGCCGACGAGGCCGCGCTCGCCGAGGTCCGCAAAATGGCCGAGACCCTGCTGGCCAACACCGTGATCGAGGACTACGCGGTCTCCGTGGAGCCGTAA
- the pdhA gene encoding pyruvate dehydrogenase (acetyl-transferring) E1 component subunit alpha, whose translation MTAEAPRGAEAPPELVQLLTPEGERVEHPDYDIDLTPEEIRGLYRDLVLVRRVDLEAVALQRQGELGLWASLLGQEAAQIGSGRALAETDMAFPTYREHGVAWCRGVDPVNLLGLFRGVNHGGWDPAEHNFHLYTIVIGSQTLHAVGYAMGIQRDSAEAATIVYFGDGATSQGDVNESFIWASVFNAPVVFFCQNNQWAISEPLEKQSRIPLYRRASGFGFPGVRVDGNDVFACLAVTRKALADARSGQGPVLIEAFTYRMGAHTTSDDPTRYRVASELEAWKLKDPIERVRAYMFKNQIADQDFFDAVDAEADELGRDVRKRCLELPDPGPLAIFDHVYAEPHRLMDEERAQFAAYLEGFEG comes from the coding sequence GTGACAGCCGAGGCCCCTCGTGGTGCGGAAGCACCCCCGGAGCTCGTCCAGTTGTTGACCCCCGAAGGGGAGCGGGTCGAGCATCCCGACTACGACATCGATCTGACGCCCGAGGAGATCCGCGGGCTCTACCGGGACCTGGTCCTGGTCCGCCGCGTCGATCTGGAGGCGGTGGCCCTGCAGCGCCAGGGCGAACTGGGCCTCTGGGCCTCCCTGCTCGGCCAGGAGGCCGCGCAGATCGGCTCAGGCCGGGCGCTGGCCGAGACGGACATGGCCTTCCCGACCTATCGCGAGCACGGCGTGGCCTGGTGCCGGGGGGTGGACCCGGTGAACCTGCTCGGCCTGTTCCGCGGCGTCAACCACGGCGGCTGGGACCCGGCCGAGCACAACTTCCACCTGTACACGATCGTGATCGGCAGCCAGACCCTGCACGCGGTCGGCTACGCCATGGGCATCCAGCGCGACAGCGCCGAGGCCGCCACCATCGTCTACTTCGGCGACGGCGCCACCTCGCAGGGAGACGTGAACGAGTCGTTCATCTGGGCGTCGGTGTTCAACGCCCCGGTCGTGTTCTTCTGCCAGAACAACCAATGGGCCATCTCCGAGCCGCTGGAGAAGCAGTCCCGCATCCCGCTGTACCGCAGGGCGAGCGGGTTCGGCTTCCCGGGCGTCCGGGTCGACGGCAACGACGTCTTCGCCTGTCTCGCGGTCACCCGCAAGGCGCTGGCCGACGCCAGGTCCGGGCAGGGCCCGGTGCTGATCGAGGCGTTCACCTACCGGATGGGCGCGCACACCACCTCCGACGACCCGACCCGTTACCGGGTGGCCAGCGAGCTGGAGGCGTGGAAGCTCAAGGACCCGATCGAGCGGGTCCGCGCCTACATGTTCAAAAACCAGATCGCCGACCAGGACTTCTTCGACGCGGTCGACGCCGAGGCCGACGAGCTCGGCCGGGACGTGCGCAAACGCTGTCTCGAACTGCCCGATCCCGGGCCGCTTGCGATCTTCGATCACGTCTACGCGGAGCCGCACCGGCTGATGGACGAGGAGCGCGCCCAGTTCGCCGCCTACCTGGAGGGGTTCGAGGGATGA
- a CDS encoding alpha-ketoacid dehydrogenase subunit beta produces the protein MTTLTLGKALNEGMRKAMEDDPKVLIMGEDVGKLGGVFRVTDGLQKDFGEQRVIDTPLAESGIIGTAIGLALRGYRPVCEIQFDGFVFPAADQIITQLAKMPLRSLGKVKLPVVVRIPCGGGIGAVEHHSESPEAYFTHTGGLRVVACSNPVDAYTMIQQAIRCDDPVVFFEPKRRYWEKAEVDTSADAAGWTPFDQAQVVRPGTDLTLLAYGPMVKTSLEAAAAAEEDGRSVEVIDLRSLNPLDIERVEESVRRTGRCVVVHEAPVYNGFGAEVAARVTERCFYNLEAPVLRVGGPSTPYPPSKLEDHYLPDLDRVLDAVDRAFAF, from the coding sequence ATGACGACTCTCACGCTGGGCAAGGCGCTCAACGAGGGCATGCGCAAGGCCATGGAGGACGACCCCAAGGTCCTCATCATGGGCGAGGACGTGGGCAAGCTCGGCGGCGTGTTCCGCGTCACCGACGGGCTGCAGAAGGACTTCGGCGAGCAGCGGGTCATCGACACCCCGCTGGCCGAGTCGGGCATCATCGGCACGGCGATCGGCCTCGCGCTGCGGGGCTACCGCCCGGTCTGCGAGATCCAGTTCGACGGGTTCGTCTTCCCCGCCGCCGACCAGATCATCACCCAGCTCGCCAAGATGCCGCTGCGGTCGCTGGGGAAGGTGAAGCTGCCGGTCGTGGTGCGGATCCCGTGCGGCGGCGGCATCGGCGCCGTGGAGCACCACAGCGAGTCGCCCGAGGCGTACTTCACCCACACCGGCGGCCTGCGGGTCGTGGCCTGCTCCAACCCCGTCGACGCCTACACGATGATCCAGCAGGCGATCCGGTGCGACGACCCCGTGGTCTTCTTCGAGCCCAAGCGGCGCTACTGGGAGAAGGCCGAGGTGGACACCTCCGCCGACGCCGCCGGCTGGACGCCCTTCGACCAGGCCCAGGTGGTACGGCCGGGCACTGACCTCACCCTTCTGGCCTACGGGCCGATGGTCAAGACCTCCCTGGAGGCCGCGGCGGCGGCCGAGGAGGACGGCCGGTCCGTGGAGGTCATCGACCTGCGCTCCCTCAACCCGCTGGACATCGAGCGGGTCGAGGAGTCGGTCCGCAGGACCGGGCGCTGCGTCGTGGTGCACGAGGCGCCGGTCTACAACGGCTTCGGTGCCGAGGTGGCGGCCCGGGTCACCGAGAGGTGCTTCTACAACCTGGAGGCCCCGGTGCTGCGCGTCGGCGGGCCGTCCACGCCCTACCCGCCCTCCAAGCTGGAGGATCACTACCTGCCCGATCTGGACCGGGTCCTCGACGCCGTAGACCGCGCGTTCGCGTTCTGA
- a CDS encoding dihydrolipoamide acetyltransferase family protein: protein MKEFKLPDVGEGLTEAEIVRWHVKAGDQVKVNQIIVEIETAKAVVELPCPFDGVVAALMAEEGETVDVGKPIISVDDGTGGGAAPAPAPASVPERGQALAEDMVPALPKEERQPVLVGYGVKMGAAKRRPRKAPPSAPSAPSTPSAPLTPSAPSAGPPAARENGPVTGTAAAPSGTAASVRPGAALAKPPVRKLAKDLGVDLTTLTGTGPQGSITRDDVQSALEAAAAPAVAHAVRTGEERIPVKGVRKATAQAMVASAFTAPHVTEFLQVDVTETMDAVGRLRRLADFAEVKVSPLLLVAKAVLVAARRYPMINSAWDEAAQEIVVKHHVNLGIAAATPRGLLVPNVKDAHAMSLPDLARALGALAETARAGRTQPADMAGGTITITNVGVFGVDAGTPILNPGESAILAFGQVRDMPWVVDGQIVPRKVCTLALSFDHRVVDGELGSLFLRDVGAMLEDPLRMLAWN, encoded by the coding sequence ATGAAGGAGTTCAAGCTCCCCGACGTGGGCGAGGGGCTGACCGAGGCCGAGATCGTCCGCTGGCACGTCAAGGCCGGTGACCAGGTCAAGGTCAATCAGATCATCGTGGAGATCGAGACCGCCAAGGCCGTCGTCGAGCTGCCCTGCCCGTTCGACGGCGTGGTGGCGGCTCTGATGGCCGAGGAGGGCGAGACCGTCGACGTCGGCAAGCCGATCATCTCCGTCGACGACGGGACCGGGGGCGGAGCCGCCCCGGCCCCGGCCCCGGCCTCCGTCCCCGAACGCGGGCAGGCGCTGGCCGAGGACATGGTGCCGGCGCTCCCCAAGGAAGAGCGCCAGCCCGTCCTGGTGGGCTACGGCGTCAAGATGGGCGCCGCCAAGCGCCGGCCCCGCAAGGCGCCGCCGTCCGCCCCCTCCGCGCCGTCGACCCCCTCCGCGCCGTTGACCCCCTCCGCTCCGTCCGCGGGCCCGCCGGCCGCGCGGGAGAACGGGCCGGTCACCGGTACCGCCGCCGCGCCCTCCGGGACCGCCGCGTCCGTGAGGCCGGGCGCGGCGCTGGCCAAGCCTCCGGTGCGGAAGCTGGCCAAGGACCTCGGGGTCGACCTGACCACGCTCACCGGGACCGGCCCGCAGGGCTCGATCACCCGGGACGACGTCCAGTCGGCGCTGGAGGCGGCCGCCGCCCCGGCGGTGGCGCACGCCGTACGGACGGGTGAGGAGCGGATCCCGGTCAAGGGGGTGCGGAAGGCGACCGCGCAGGCCATGGTGGCCTCCGCGTTCACCGCGCCGCACGTCACCGAGTTCCTTCAGGTGGATGTGACCGAGACCATGGACGCGGTCGGGCGGCTGCGACGGCTGGCTGACTTCGCCGAGGTCAAGGTGTCGCCGCTGCTCCTGGTGGCGAAGGCGGTGCTCGTCGCCGCCCGCCGGTATCCGATGATCAACTCGGCGTGGGACGAGGCCGCGCAGGAGATCGTGGTCAAGCACCACGTGAACCTGGGCATCGCCGCCGCCACCCCTCGCGGCCTGCTCGTCCCCAACGTCAAGGACGCCCACGCCATGTCCCTCCCGGACCTCGCCAGGGCCCTCGGCGCCCTCGCCGAGACCGCCAGGGCGGGCCGGACCCAGCCCGCCGACATGGCCGGCGGCACGATCACGATCACGAATGTGGGCGTGTTCGGGGTGGACGCGGGCACCCCGATCCTCAACCCCGGCGAGTCGGCGATCCTGGCATTCGGTCAGGTCAGGGACATGCCGTGGGTGGTGGACGGGCAGATCGTGCCCCGCAAGGTGTGCACGCTGGCGCTCTCCTTCGACCACCGGGTCGTGGACGGGGAGCTCGGCTCGCTGTTCCTGCGTGACGTCGGCGCCATGCTGGAAGACCCCCTCCGGATGCTCGCCTGGAACTGA
- a CDS encoding ABC transporter ATP-binding protein: MSSSSLRLRRLGRRLGRRLVVVTSSNESRRVTRRLSLTAPAALPPPDGSGPADASPPPVAPVVSIRDTFRRFWPYTRGVRRLFAAGVLLAIVAALCEVGAIWLFGFITDEVLSRQNLGAFWTPALIWLGLVVVAGAASFTGAYATALGGERFLLRLRGEVFSHLQTLTPDFFDNRRLGDLMARLTDDIEAIEELVGSGVVRLLTTVASVIFFAGAAFYIRWDLALVTFAMVPAFLIVSKVFASRFRRVAARERLSNGAMNSVIEEGLANQSLVQAYNRQETEARRLHAEGHTWLLANVAQARLSALYGPVVQVIETVCLLVIMGFGAWEIASGRLTIGGLLAFAAYLAYLYPAVQNLGQIALTVSEAAAGSDRVIEILRTRPAVTDRDGAVPTAAPSRGRIDFEEVGFTYPGRTVPTLRNLSFSAEPGELVVCTGPSGAGKSTLTKLLLRFYDPTVGRILLDGVDIRDLPRRSLRDNITILQQENLLFSGTVRDNIAYGRPGSGMDDIVRAAVLADVHDFIGTLPQGYDTPIGQRGRLISGGQRQRVAIARAILRDAPVLVLDEPMTGLDARTAARIMEPLRRLMSGRTTILITHDLRLIPEAAHTIVLGTARDAGRPRISLFRRRGTAARPL; the protein is encoded by the coding sequence ATGTCGTCGTCGTCGCTGCGGTTGCGGCGGCTGGGGCGGCGGCTGGGGCGGCGGCTGGTGGTGGTAACCAGCTCGAATGAGAGCCGGCGGGTCACCCGCCGGCTCTCGCTCACTGCTCCCGCCGCTCTCCCCCCGCCGGACGGGTCCGGCCCGGCGGACGCCTCTCCGCCCCCGGTCGCCCCGGTGGTCTCCATCCGGGACACCTTCCGGCGGTTCTGGCCCTACACCCGTGGCGTCCGCAGGCTCTTCGCGGCCGGGGTCCTGCTGGCGATCGTGGCGGCGCTCTGCGAGGTCGGCGCGATCTGGCTGTTCGGGTTCATCACCGACGAGGTCCTCAGCCGCCAGAACCTGGGGGCGTTCTGGACCCCCGCACTCATCTGGCTCGGCCTCGTGGTCGTCGCGGGCGCGGCCTCCTTCACCGGCGCCTACGCCACGGCCCTGGGCGGTGAGCGCTTCCTGCTGCGGTTGCGGGGCGAGGTGTTCTCGCACCTGCAGACGCTCACCCCGGACTTCTTCGACAACCGCCGCCTGGGCGACCTGATGGCCCGGCTCACCGACGACATCGAGGCCATCGAGGAGTTGGTCGGCTCCGGCGTGGTCCGGCTCCTCACGACGGTCGCCAGCGTGATCTTCTTCGCCGGGGCCGCCTTCTACATCCGGTGGGATCTCGCGCTGGTGACGTTCGCGATGGTCCCGGCGTTCCTGATCGTCTCCAAGGTCTTCGCGTCGAGGTTCAGGCGGGTCGCCGCGCGCGAGCGGCTCAGCAACGGAGCCATGAACAGCGTCATCGAGGAAGGGCTGGCCAACCAGTCCCTCGTCCAGGCGTACAACCGCCAGGAGACCGAGGCGCGCCGGCTGCACGCCGAGGGGCACACCTGGCTGCTGGCCAACGTGGCCCAGGCCCGGCTGTCGGCGCTCTACGGGCCGGTCGTCCAGGTCATCGAGACCGTCTGCCTGCTCGTCATCATGGGATTCGGCGCATGGGAGATCGCATCCGGCCGCCTCACCATCGGCGGGCTGCTAGCCTTCGCCGCCTACCTCGCCTATCTCTATCCGGCGGTGCAGAACCTGGGGCAGATCGCGCTCACCGTCTCCGAGGCGGCGGCGGGCTCCGACCGCGTCATCGAGATCCTGCGCACCCGGCCCGCCGTCACCGACCGCGACGGGGCGGTCCCCACGGCGGCGCCGAGCCGCGGCCGGATCGACTTCGAGGAGGTCGGCTTCACCTACCCGGGCAGGACCGTCCCCACGCTGCGGAACCTGTCCTTCAGCGCCGAGCCGGGCGAGCTCGTCGTGTGCACCGGGCCCAGCGGCGCGGGCAAGTCCACCCTCACCAAGCTCCTGCTGCGGTTCTACGATCCCACCGTCGGGCGCATCCTCCTCGACGGAGTGGACATCCGCGACCTGCCGCGCCGGTCGCTGCGCGACAACATCACCATTCTCCAGCAGGAGAATCTGCTCTTCTCCGGGACCGTGCGCGACAACATCGCCTACGGCCGCCCCGGCTCCGGCATGGACGACATCGTCCGGGCCGCCGTCCTGGCGGACGTGCACGACTTCATCGGCACGCTGCCGCAGGGGTACGACACGCCCATCGGGCAGCGCGGCCGGCTCATATCGGGCGGGCAGCGCCAGCGCGTCGCCATCGCCCGGGCGATCCTGCGCGACGCCCCCGTGCTCGTCCTCGACGAGCCGATGACCGGGCTCGACGCGCGCACCGCGGCGCGGATCATGGAGCCTCTCCGGCGCCTCATGTCCGGCCGCACGACCATCCTCATCACCCATGACCTCCGCCTCATCCCCGAGGCGGCTCACACGATCGTCCTGGGAACGGCCCGGGACGCCGGCCGCCCGAGGATCAGCCTGTTCAGGCGCCGTGGCACGGCGGCCCGCCCGCTCTGA
- a CDS encoding Dabb family protein has protein sequence MFRHVVLFTWAEGATDEQRAAVAAELGKLPEVIREIRAYDIGADAGVNPGNHEFAAVADFDSLDDYLVYRDHPAHQAVIAEHIKPILASRAAVQYVF, from the coding sequence ATGTTCCGGCATGTCGTGCTTTTCACCTGGGCCGAAGGGGCCACCGATGAGCAGAGGGCCGCGGTCGCGGCCGAGCTGGGCAAGCTGCCGGAGGTCATCAGGGAGATCCGCGCCTACGACATCGGCGCCGACGCGGGCGTGAACCCGGGCAACCACGAGTTCGCGGCCGTCGCGGACTTCGACAGCCTCGACGACTATCTCGTCTACCGTGACCACCCGGCACACCAGGCCGTGATCGCCGAGCACATCAAGCCGATCCTGGCCTCACGGGCGGCCGTGCAGTACGTCTTCTAG
- a CDS encoding DUF6458 family protein, which yields MGVGVSIFFLTLGAILRFAIEPDVLGEDVHIDVIGLIFMIVGAVGIVLSVVLAPKRGQTSDDRLMHRENTPPDA from the coding sequence ATGGGTGTCGGGGTCAGCATCTTCTTTCTCACGCTCGGCGCCATTCTCCGCTTCGCCATCGAGCCCGACGTCCTGGGCGAGGACGTGCACATCGACGTCATCGGCCTGATCTTCATGATCGTCGGCGCTGTCGGGATCGTGTTGAGCGTCGTACTGGCCCCCAAGCGCGGGCAGACGTCGGACGACCGCCTGATGCACCGCGAGAACACCCCGCCGGACGCCTAG